In Castanea sativa cultivar Marrone di Chiusa Pesio chromosome 6, ASM4071231v1, a single window of DNA contains:
- the LOC142639642 gene encoding putative mitochondrial protein AtMg00310, whose product MPELKRIFCRYEEASGQKINTDKSSVFFSPNTSQNAKEEILDILGPMQDSKHTKYLGLPSFIGRSKTQVFSILKERIGWKLAGWKGKLLSMGGKEVLIKAVAQVIPVYTMSCFQLPQSLCDDLESMMRSFWWGQKQNEAKMSWVSWKRMCISKVYGGMGFRNLRAFNQAMLPKQAWRILSNPTSLVARDLRSKYFPTSDVLSAKLGCSPSYSWRSIHSNLEVIKMDIIGE is encoded by the coding sequence ATGCCGGAATTAAAGCGGATCTTCTGTAGATATGAAGAAGCCTCGGGCCAAAAAATCAATACCGACAAATCCTCAGTTTTTTTCAGCCCAAACACAAGCCAAAATGCTAAGGAGGAAATCTTGGACATTCTAGGGCCAATGCAAGACTCGAAGCACACAAAATACTTGGGGCTCCCTTCTTTCATTGGAAGGTCTAAGACTCaggttttctccattttaaaagaaaggatTGGGTGGAAATTAGCTGGTTGGAAAGGTAAACTCCTTTCAATGGGTGGGAAGGAAGTCCTCATCAAAGCAGTGGCCCAAGTGATCCCGGTGTATACTATGAGCTGCTTCCAACTTCCACAAAGTTTATGTGATGATTTGGAAAGTATGATGCGAAGCTTTTGGTGGGGTCAGAAGCAAAATGAAGCAAAAATGAGTTGGGTTAGCTGGAAAAGAATGTGTATCTCCAAAGTATATGGAGGCATGGGGTTCCGGAATTTGAGAGCTTTCAATCAAGCCATGCTCCCAAAGCAAGCATGGAGAATCCTATCAAACCCAACTTCCCTAGTTGCTCGGGACCTTAGATCAAAGTACTTTCCCACAAGTGATGTTCTGAGTGCTAAACTTGGGTGTTCACCTTCTTACTCCTGGAGAAGTATACACAGCAACCTTGAAGTCATAAAGATGGATATCATTGGTGAGTAG
- the LOC142639114 gene encoding protein SPA1-RELATED 3 isoform X2 encodes MCIFWSSCSSCWIVMEGSSESAWQGSDSSRGLNSSGVSDRNRRVLSANRIGLSGDTSNDSVFRKERGRVVLAHTDHHLKNQGGLSGVCEDEVAVDPFVRAIEWGDVSLRQWLDKPERTVDVFECLHIFRQIVEIVNVAHLQGIVVHNVRPSCFVMSSFNHVSFIESASCSDSGSDSLEEGSNSRSVEVKNSSSSLPHDEHQERSGLGSEDFRSVMTPTNALSETTCMQSSSIYAARLALIEVTEENKEKDRGEVEEVEGKKQPFPMKQILLMETNWYTSPEEVAGSPSSCASDIYRLGVLLFELFCPFSSREEKSRTMSSLRHRVLPPQLLLKWPKEASFCLWLLHPDASGRPKMGELLQSEFLNEPRDDLEEREAAIELRERIEEQELLLEFLLLIQQRKQEAADKLQDTISFLCADIEEVMKQQALLKKKGGSCPEMVKDDLLMSSLPPMNIVDSGDSTSFGSRKRFRPGMQIQNIEEYDDNLDDGQKSDTLNENIGSLLSKSSRLMKNFKKLEAAYFLTRCRPVKPSGKPLIRHSTISSDGKGSIVLTERSSVNNLAPKEQYSEGRQTGWINPFLEGLCKYLSFSKLKVKADLKQGDLLNSSNLVCSLSFDRDGEFFATAGVNKKIKVFECDTIINEDRDIHYPVVEMASRSKLSSICWNSYIKSQIASSNFEGVVQVWDVTRSQALMEMREHERRVWSIDYSSADPTMLASGSDDSSVKLWSINQGVSIGTIKTKANVCCVQFPLDSSRSLAFGSADHKIYYYDLRNLKTPLYTFIGHNKTVSYIKFVDATSIVSASTDNTLKLWDLSMCTSRVNDTPVQSFTGHMNVKNFVGLSVSDGYIATGSETNELLIYIRLSINHDHVY; translated from the exons ATGTGCATTTTCTGGTCTTCATGCAGCTCTTGCTGGATAGTTATGGAGGGTTCATCTGAGTCTGCTTGGCAAGGGTCTGATAGTTCTAGGGGATTAAATAGTTCTGGTGTCTCAGATAGGAATCGTAGGGTTCTTAGTGCCAACAGAATTGGCTTGTCTGGTGATACATCGAATGATTCTGTGTTTAGGAAAGAGAGAGGTAGGGTTGTGTTGGCACACACTGATCATCATCTTAAAAACCAGGGTGGTTTGTCTGGAGTTTGTGAGGATGAGGTAGCTGTTGACCCTTTTGTCCGAGCCATAGAATGGGGTGACGTTAGTTTGAGGCAGTGGTTGGACAAACCAGAAAGAACAGTTGATGTCTTTGAATGCTTACACATATTTAGGCAAATAGTGGAGATAGTTAATGTAGCACATTTACAGGGGATTGTTGTTCATAATGTCCGACCTTCCTGCTTTGTTATGTCCTCTTTCAATCATGTCTCTTTCATTGAGTCGGCATCTTGTTCGGATTCTGGTTCTGATTCTTTGGAAGAAGGGTCGAATAGCCGAAGTGTGGAGGTTAAGAATTCATCCTCTTCCTTGCCCCATGATGAGCATCAAGAAAGAAGCGGCTTAGGTAGTGAAGATTTTCGATCAGTGATGACACCAACTAATGCTTTGTCAGAGACTACTTGCATGCAGTCAAGCTCCATCTATGCAGCACGTTTAGCATTAATAGAAGTGACcgaagaaaataaagaaaaagatcgGGGGGAAGTTGAAGAAGTAGAAGGAAAGAAGCAACCATTTCCAATGAAACAGATATTGCTCATGGAGACCAATTGGTACACTAGTCCTGAGGAGGTTGCAGGTTCTCCAAGTTCCTGTGCTTCAGACATTTATCGTTTGGGGGTTCTTCTGTTTGAG TTATTCTGCCCATTTAGctcaagagaagaaaaaagcaGAACTATGTCAAGTCTTAGACATCGAGTTCTTCCTCCTCAACTGTTGCTGAAGTGGCCAAAAGAAGCTTCATTTTGCCTATGGTTACTACATCCTGATGCTAGTGGTCGGCCAAAAATGGG CGAGTTGTTACAGAGTGAGTTCCTTAATGAACCAAGGGATGATTTGGAAGAACGGGAAGCAGCAATTGAGCTGAGAGAAAGAATAGAGGAGCAGGAGTTGTTATTAGAATTCCTGTTGCTTATACAACAAAGAAAACAGGAAGCTGCTGATAAGTTGCAAGATAccatttcttttttgtgtgcTGATATTGAAGAAGTTATGAAGCAGCAAGCACTTCTTAAGAAGAAGGGTGGCTCATGCCCAGAAATGGTGAAGGATGATCTTTTAATGTCAAGTCTCCCACCAATGAACATTGTTGATAGTGGTGATTCTACCAGCTTTGGGTCTAGAAAACGATTTAGACCAGGAATGCAGATTCAGAACATCGAGGAATATGATGATAATCTAGATGACGGTCAAAAGTCAGATACACTCAATGAAAATATTGGCAGCCTTCTTTCCAAAAGTTCTCGGTTAATGAAGAACTTTAAGAAGCTGGAGGCTGCTTACTTTTTGACAAGATGCAGGCCTGTCAAGCCGTCAGGGAAACCACTGATTAGACATTCAACTATAAGTAGTGATGGTAAGGGGTCTATTGTCTTAACTGAAAGGAGTTCTGTTAATAATTTGGCACCAAAAGAGCAGTACAGTGAGGGTAGACAAACAGGTTGGATAAATCCATTCCTTGAAGGTTTGTGCAAGTATCTATCTTTCAGTAAGTTAAAAGTCAAAGCAGACTTGAAGCAAGGGGATCTGTTAAATTCTTCCAATCTAGTATGCTCTCTCAGTTTTGATCGTGATGGAGAGTTTTTTGCTACAGCTGGtgtaaataagaaaattaaagttttCGAATGTGACACAATCATAAATGAAGACCGTGATATCCATTATCCTGTAGTTGAAATGGCTAGTAGGTCGAAGCTAAGCAGTATATGTTGGAACAGTTACATCAAAAGCCAGATTGCTTCAAGTAACTTTGAAGGTGTTGTGCAG GTATGGGACGTTACAAGAAGTCAAGCACTAATGGAAATGAGAGAGCATGAGAGGCGTGTATGGTCCATTGACTACTCATCAGCAGATCCAACAATGTTGGCCAGCGGGAGCGATGACAGTTCTGTTAAGCTATGGAGTATCAATCAG GGAGTAAGTATTGGTACCATCAAAACAAAGGCGAATGTCTGCTGTGTTCAGTTTCCCTTGGATTCTAGTCGCTCCCTTGCATTTGGTTCAGCAGatcataaaatttattactatGATCTCCGTAACTTGAAAACTCCTCTGTACACATTTATTGGACACAATAAAACTGTGAGTTACATCAAATTTGTGGATGCAACGAGTATTGTTTCTGCATCCACGGATAACACTTTGAAGCTTTGGGATTTGTCAATGTGCACATCTCGGGTTAACGATACTCCGGTTCAATCATTCACAGGACACATGAATGTAAAG AACTTTGTGGGTTTGTCAGTTTCTGATGGTTACATTGCTACTGGTTCAGAGACAAACGAG CTCCTAATCTATATACGCCTAAGCATCAATCATGATCACGTATACTAA
- the LOC142639114 gene encoding protein SPA1-RELATED 3 isoform X1, giving the protein MCIFWSSCSSCWIVMEGSSESAWQGSDSSRGLNSSGVSDRNRRVLSANRIGLSGDTSNDSVFRKERGRVVLAHTDHHLKNQGGLSGVCEDEVAVDPFVRAIEWGDVSLRQWLDKPERTVDVFECLHIFRQIVEIVNVAHLQGIVVHNVRPSCFVMSSFNHVSFIESASCSDSGSDSLEEGSNSRSVEVKNSSSSLPHDEHQERSGLGSEDFRSVMTPTNALSETTCMQSSSIYAARLALIEVTEENKEKDRGEVEEVEGKKQPFPMKQILLMETNWYTSPEEVAGSPSSCASDIYRLGVLLFELFCPFSSREEKSRTMSSLRHRVLPPQLLLKWPKEASFCLWLLHPDASGRPKMGELLQSEFLNEPRDDLEEREAAIELRERIEEQELLLEFLLLIQQRKQEAADKLQDTISFLCADIEEVMKQQALLKKKGGSCPEMVKDDLLMSSLPPMNIVDSGDSTSFGSRKRFRPGMQIQNIEEYDDNLDDGQKSDTLNENIGSLLSKSSRLMKNFKKLEAAYFLTRCRPVKPSGKPLIRHSTISSDGKGSIVLTERSSVNNLAPKEQYSEGRQTGWINPFLEGLCKYLSFSKLKVKADLKQGDLLNSSNLVCSLSFDRDGEFFATAGVNKKIKVFECDTIINEDRDIHYPVVEMASRSKLSSICWNSYIKSQIASSNFEGVVQVWDVTRSQALMEMREHERRVWSIDYSSADPTMLASGSDDSSVKLWSINQGVSIGTIKTKANVCCVQFPLDSSRSLAFGSADHKIYYYDLRNLKTPLYTFIGHNKTVSYIKFVDATSIVSASTDNTLKLWDLSMCTSRVNDTPVQSFTGHMNVKNFVGLSVSDGYIATGSETNEVFIYHKAFPMPALSFKYHNTDPLSGHEMDDAAQFISSVCWRGQTSTLVAANSTGNIKILEMV; this is encoded by the exons ATGTGCATTTTCTGGTCTTCATGCAGCTCTTGCTGGATAGTTATGGAGGGTTCATCTGAGTCTGCTTGGCAAGGGTCTGATAGTTCTAGGGGATTAAATAGTTCTGGTGTCTCAGATAGGAATCGTAGGGTTCTTAGTGCCAACAGAATTGGCTTGTCTGGTGATACATCGAATGATTCTGTGTTTAGGAAAGAGAGAGGTAGGGTTGTGTTGGCACACACTGATCATCATCTTAAAAACCAGGGTGGTTTGTCTGGAGTTTGTGAGGATGAGGTAGCTGTTGACCCTTTTGTCCGAGCCATAGAATGGGGTGACGTTAGTTTGAGGCAGTGGTTGGACAAACCAGAAAGAACAGTTGATGTCTTTGAATGCTTACACATATTTAGGCAAATAGTGGAGATAGTTAATGTAGCACATTTACAGGGGATTGTTGTTCATAATGTCCGACCTTCCTGCTTTGTTATGTCCTCTTTCAATCATGTCTCTTTCATTGAGTCGGCATCTTGTTCGGATTCTGGTTCTGATTCTTTGGAAGAAGGGTCGAATAGCCGAAGTGTGGAGGTTAAGAATTCATCCTCTTCCTTGCCCCATGATGAGCATCAAGAAAGAAGCGGCTTAGGTAGTGAAGATTTTCGATCAGTGATGACACCAACTAATGCTTTGTCAGAGACTACTTGCATGCAGTCAAGCTCCATCTATGCAGCACGTTTAGCATTAATAGAAGTGACcgaagaaaataaagaaaaagatcgGGGGGAAGTTGAAGAAGTAGAAGGAAAGAAGCAACCATTTCCAATGAAACAGATATTGCTCATGGAGACCAATTGGTACACTAGTCCTGAGGAGGTTGCAGGTTCTCCAAGTTCCTGTGCTTCAGACATTTATCGTTTGGGGGTTCTTCTGTTTGAG TTATTCTGCCCATTTAGctcaagagaagaaaaaagcaGAACTATGTCAAGTCTTAGACATCGAGTTCTTCCTCCTCAACTGTTGCTGAAGTGGCCAAAAGAAGCTTCATTTTGCCTATGGTTACTACATCCTGATGCTAGTGGTCGGCCAAAAATGGG CGAGTTGTTACAGAGTGAGTTCCTTAATGAACCAAGGGATGATTTGGAAGAACGGGAAGCAGCAATTGAGCTGAGAGAAAGAATAGAGGAGCAGGAGTTGTTATTAGAATTCCTGTTGCTTATACAACAAAGAAAACAGGAAGCTGCTGATAAGTTGCAAGATAccatttcttttttgtgtgcTGATATTGAAGAAGTTATGAAGCAGCAAGCACTTCTTAAGAAGAAGGGTGGCTCATGCCCAGAAATGGTGAAGGATGATCTTTTAATGTCAAGTCTCCCACCAATGAACATTGTTGATAGTGGTGATTCTACCAGCTTTGGGTCTAGAAAACGATTTAGACCAGGAATGCAGATTCAGAACATCGAGGAATATGATGATAATCTAGATGACGGTCAAAAGTCAGATACACTCAATGAAAATATTGGCAGCCTTCTTTCCAAAAGTTCTCGGTTAATGAAGAACTTTAAGAAGCTGGAGGCTGCTTACTTTTTGACAAGATGCAGGCCTGTCAAGCCGTCAGGGAAACCACTGATTAGACATTCAACTATAAGTAGTGATGGTAAGGGGTCTATTGTCTTAACTGAAAGGAGTTCTGTTAATAATTTGGCACCAAAAGAGCAGTACAGTGAGGGTAGACAAACAGGTTGGATAAATCCATTCCTTGAAGGTTTGTGCAAGTATCTATCTTTCAGTAAGTTAAAAGTCAAAGCAGACTTGAAGCAAGGGGATCTGTTAAATTCTTCCAATCTAGTATGCTCTCTCAGTTTTGATCGTGATGGAGAGTTTTTTGCTACAGCTGGtgtaaataagaaaattaaagttttCGAATGTGACACAATCATAAATGAAGACCGTGATATCCATTATCCTGTAGTTGAAATGGCTAGTAGGTCGAAGCTAAGCAGTATATGTTGGAACAGTTACATCAAAAGCCAGATTGCTTCAAGTAACTTTGAAGGTGTTGTGCAG GTATGGGACGTTACAAGAAGTCAAGCACTAATGGAAATGAGAGAGCATGAGAGGCGTGTATGGTCCATTGACTACTCATCAGCAGATCCAACAATGTTGGCCAGCGGGAGCGATGACAGTTCTGTTAAGCTATGGAGTATCAATCAG GGAGTAAGTATTGGTACCATCAAAACAAAGGCGAATGTCTGCTGTGTTCAGTTTCCCTTGGATTCTAGTCGCTCCCTTGCATTTGGTTCAGCAGatcataaaatttattactatGATCTCCGTAACTTGAAAACTCCTCTGTACACATTTATTGGACACAATAAAACTGTGAGTTACATCAAATTTGTGGATGCAACGAGTATTGTTTCTGCATCCACGGATAACACTTTGAAGCTTTGGGATTTGTCAATGTGCACATCTCGGGTTAACGATACTCCGGTTCAATCATTCACAGGACACATGAATGTAAAG AACTTTGTGGGTTTGTCAGTTTCTGATGGTTACATTGCTACTGGTTCAGAGACAAACGAG GTGTTCATCTACCACAAAGCTTTCCCCATGCCAGCATTGTCATTCAAGTATCACAACACAGACCCACTTTCCGGCCATGAAATGGATGATGCTGCACAGTTCATCTCTTCTGTTTGTTGGCGTGGCCAGACCTCAACCTTAGTTGCTGCAAATTCCACAGGGaatatcaaaattttggagATGGTTTGA
- the LOC142640884 gene encoding beta-glucuronosyltransferase GlcAT14A: MGSLNMEKKWIFPLVISSLICIFLLATTFNMGLVFSLNSIISIFPSRIATNQSSSAFAESKVTQSPPPPAGPTIPRFAYLVSGSKGDLDKLWRTLHALYHPRNQYVVHLDLESPAEERLELASRVEKEPIFIEVGNVYMITKANMVTYRGPTMVANTLHACAILLKRSKDWDWFINLSASDYPLVTQDDLLYTFSNLDRNLNFIEHTSQLGWKEDKRAMPLMVDPGLYKTTKSDVFWVNPRRTLPTAFKLFTGSAWMVLSRSFVEYCIWGWDNLPRTLLMYYTNFVSSPEGYFQTVVCNVPEFAKTAVNHDLHYISWDNPPRQHPHTLTLNDTSKMIASSAAFGRKFKTDDPVLDKIDKDLLKRKNGSFTPGAWCSGNPKCSKVGNMNKLKPGKGAQRLHRLVTRLTLTAKLGKNQCK; this comes from the exons ATGGGGTCCCTAAACATGGAGAAGAAGTGGATATTTCCCCTTGTCATAAGCTCTCTCATATGCATATTCCTTCTGGCCACTACCTTCAACATGGGTCTTGTTTTTTCACTCAATTCAATCATTTCAATTTTTCCTTCTCGCATAGCTACAAATCAATCAAGCTCGGCTTTTGCTGAATCAAAGGTTACACAATCTCCACCCCCTCCTGCTGGCCCAACGATTCCTCGTTTTGCTTATTTGGTTTCTGGGTCAAAAGGTGATTTGGATAAGCTTTGGAGAACTCTTCATGCTCTATATCATCCACGGAACCAATATGTTGTTCATTTGGATCTTGAGTCACCAGCAGAGGAGAGGTTGGAGCTTGCCTCCCGAGTGGAAAAAGAGCCAATTTTTATTGAGGTTGGGAATGTTTACATGATCACCAAAGCTAATATGGTCACTTACAGAGGACCCACCATGGTTGCTAATACTCTTCATGCTTGTGCCATTCTTCTCAAGAGGAGTAAGGATTGGGATTGGTTTATCAATCTCAGTGCCTCTGATTATCCTCTTGTGACACAAGATG ATCTTCTTTACACATTTTCGAATTTAGATCGAAACCTGAATTTCATTGAGCACACAAGCCAGCTAGGATGGAAAGa GGACAAACGTGCAATGCCTTTGATGGTAGATCCTGGACTATACAAGACAACCAAATCAGATGTCTTCTGGGTCAATCCTCGGAGAACTTTGCCAACAGCTTTTAAATTATTTACAG GTTCAGCATGGATGGTTCTGTCACGTTCATTCGTAGAGTATTGCATCTGGGGTTGGGATAATTTACCTAGGACCCTTCTCATGTATTACACAAACTTCGTGTCTTCTCCTGAGGGCTACTTTCAGACTGTTGTTTGCAATGTGCCTGAGTTTGCTAAAACTGCAGTCAACCATGACTTGCATTACATTTCTTGGGACAACCCCCCCAGACAGCACCCTCACACCCTTACCCTTAATGACACAAGCAAGATGATTGCTAGCAGTGCTGCATTTGGTCGAAAATTCAAAACAGATGACCCAGTCCTGGATAAGATTGATAAGGATCTATTGAAGCGGAAGAATGGGAGCTTCACCCCAGGTGCTTGGTGCTCTGGCAACCCGAAATGTTCCAAGGTTGGGAACATGAACAAGCTCAAACCAGGCAAGGGAGCTCAAAGGCTTCACCGCCTTGTAACTAGGTTGACATTGACAGCTAAGTTGGGGAAAAATCAGTGTAAATAG